The following proteins come from a genomic window of Mucinivorans hirudinis:
- a CDS encoding tRNA dimethylallyltransferase produces MIATMTNNRRLIVIYGATGVGKTALSIALAQRLAAPIISCDSRQVFREMRIGTAVPCESELAAAEHHFIQDRSVRDGFSAGEFESEALALLDELFKVNENVILAGGSNLYINALLCGFDALPGDEGIRRMLNQKYKAELVDMLQELDPDYHKIVDLNNTARVKRALEVCLASGQKYSQLRTGRAKKRNFSVYKIGVFRTREELYERINRRVDIMVGEGLEEEARSVLPYRALPALQTVGYREFFEFFDGHISREQAIELIKQKTRNYAKRQLTWLRAEKMDYELNLSTDEQINIEEIICHLSQPLHTSHQQQ; encoded by the coding sequence ATGATAGCTACGATGACCAATAACAGACGACTAATCGTAATATACGGGGCAACGGGCGTGGGCAAGACGGCACTAAGCATCGCTCTTGCCCAGAGGCTTGCTGCCCCGATTATTTCGTGCGATTCGCGACAGGTTTTTCGGGAAATGCGCATCGGGACAGCTGTCCCCTGTGAGAGTGAGCTTGCCGCCGCTGAGCACCATTTCATACAGGACCGTTCGGTGAGGGATGGTTTTTCGGCAGGGGAGTTCGAGAGTGAGGCACTTGCGCTATTGGATGAGTTGTTCAAGGTCAATGAAAATGTGATATTGGCGGGTGGTTCGAATCTATATATTAATGCTCTACTCTGTGGTTTCGATGCACTGCCCGGCGATGAGGGGATTCGTCGAATGCTCAACCAAAAGTATAAAGCAGAGTTGGTTGATATGCTCCAAGAGTTAGACCCCGACTATCATAAGATTGTTGATTTGAACAACACGGCACGGGTTAAGCGTGCACTGGAGGTCTGTTTGGCGAGTGGGCAAAAGTATTCTCAGCTAAGGACGGGTAGGGCGAAAAAACGCAACTTTTCGGTCTATAAAATTGGGGTTTTTCGCACTCGCGAGGAGCTGTATGAGAGGATAAACCGTCGAGTGGATATTATGGTCGGCGAGGGTTTGGAAGAGGAGGCACGCTCCGTGTTGCCCTATCGCGCATTACCCGCACTCCAAACGGTGGGCTACCGCGAGTTTTTTGAGTTTTTTGATGGACACATCTCCCGCGAGCAGGCAATCGAGTTAATCAAGCAGAAGACTCGCAACTATGCAAAGCGACAACTCACTTGGCTGCGGGCGGAGAAGATGGATTACGAACTGAACCTATCAACCGACGAACAAATCAACATCGAAGAGATAATCTGCCACCTCTCCCAACCACTCCACACCTCCCACCAACAGCAATGA
- a CDS encoding Glycosyl transferase group 1 family protein: MKIIIIGPAHPYRGGIAKFNEVLAENFSRAGNDVLILNFTMQYPSFLFPGKTQYTDTAAPALNIRRVISSVNPFSWLGARRMLRREKPDLVVVRYWMPFFAPALGSIVRGAECPVIALTDNIIPHEKHFYDTPCTKYFLGGVDGVIYMSSEVGRTLEHFNYKGVSAFSPHPLYDTYGESVPREEALEKLNLDPTKRYALFFGFIRDYKGLDLLLEAFNKLNNKDLRLIVAGEYYGNREKYESLIRALGERVVVFDNYIPEEEVRLYFSAADIVVQPYKSATQSGVTQVAYHFNKPMIVTRVGGLPEIVPDGKVGYVVGCDSTEIAAAIEDFYDNSRSEEFLEHILQEKKRFEWSAMVETFMDIFRKIN; encoded by the coding sequence ATGAAAATCATAATAATAGGTCCGGCACACCCATACAGGGGCGGGATTGCAAAGTTTAACGAGGTTCTTGCCGAGAATTTTTCGAGAGCAGGAAATGATGTATTGATCCTAAATTTCACGATGCAGTACCCCTCATTCCTCTTTCCCGGCAAGACCCAATATACGGACACGGCAGCTCCGGCACTCAATATCAGGCGAGTGATAAGCTCGGTGAATCCCTTTTCGTGGCTTGGGGCAAGGCGAATGCTTCGCCGCGAAAAGCCCGATTTGGTGGTTGTGCGCTACTGGATGCCATTTTTTGCGCCCGCTCTTGGTAGCATTGTTCGCGGCGCGGAGTGTCCGGTCATAGCTCTCACGGACAACATCATACCTCACGAAAAACATTTTTATGACACACCTTGCACCAAATACTTTTTGGGTGGTGTAGATGGGGTAATCTATATGTCATCGGAGGTAGGGCGTACACTCGAACATTTTAATTACAAAGGTGTTAGTGCTTTTTCACCTCATCCGCTCTATGATACCTATGGCGAAAGTGTACCTCGCGAAGAGGCACTCGAAAAATTAAACCTTGACCCCACCAAGCGATATGCCCTCTTTTTCGGATTCATTCGCGACTATAAAGGGCTGGATTTGTTGTTGGAAGCATTTAATAAATTAAATAACAAAGATTTAAGACTGATTGTGGCGGGAGAATATTATGGAAATAGAGAGAAGTACGAGTCTCTGATACGTGCGCTTGGGGAGCGGGTGGTAGTTTTCGACAACTACATTCCGGAGGAGGAGGTACGCCTCTACTTTTCGGCTGCCGACATCGTTGTACAACCCTACAAGTCGGCAACGCAAAGCGGTGTCACTCAGGTGGCTTACCATTTCAATAAGCCAATGATTGTCACCCGTGTCGGGGGTCTGCCCGAGATTGTGCCCGATGGCAAGGTGGGTTATGTGGTCGGATGCGACAGCACAGAAATTGCCGCCGCAATAGAAGATTTTTATGATAATTCTCGCTCAGAAGAGTTTTTAGAACATATCTTGCAGGAGAAAAAGCGATTTGAGTGGAGTGCAATGGTTGAGACTTTTATGGATATATTCCGAAAAATTAACTAA
- a CDS encoding DNA repair protein RecN, with the protein MIRELRIENYAIIDSLSIDFAARLNTITGETGAGKSILLGALGLLAGGRAESAAFADNEKNCVIEGVFEIAGEEDFLRDNDIELIGNELIVRRVISPQGRSRAFINDEPVSLSVLKELSSRLVDIHSQHQTLLLNDENFQINIIDQITGYSTDNYKILYKKLKATGKELKLLKEQATAGETRAEFLRYQIEQIEAGGVNPLKISEQEERMRLLENATEIAAALGYTVGALDDEEHGVIIAIKNSLQALSRIRKNFTRADQFYERLNSLYLEAKDLLSEIEQAAEGIEINPAELETIQGQLDSVYKLFHRHNVETAEQLLDFSRAMQAELDGFENIDERVEKLEKEFLIVNNQAFAEAERLNKVRRGACEKIEKEVVAVLCELGIKDARFAIEISDTEELTSTGRNSVRMLFSANAGRALQGIESVASGGEMSRVMLAIKGLVSRSTELTTIVFDEIDTGVSGAVAHKMGEIIERMSARMQVLNITHLPQVASKGENHYLVYKDGSGTHIRKLGVQERIDHIAAMLSGSTVTEAARAQARQLLGWE; encoded by the coding sequence ATGATACGCGAACTGAGAATAGAAAATTATGCGATAATAGACTCACTGTCAATAGATTTTGCCGCTCGGCTCAACACCATTACAGGTGAGACCGGGGCGGGTAAATCCATATTGCTCGGTGCGTTGGGGCTGCTTGCGGGGGGGCGGGCGGAATCTGCCGCCTTTGCCGATAACGAAAAAAATTGTGTGATTGAGGGTGTTTTTGAGATTGCGGGCGAAGAGGATTTTTTGAGAGATAATGACATCGAATTAATAGGTAATGAGTTGATTGTAAGACGTGTGATTTCCCCGCAGGGCAGAAGTCGCGCCTTTATAAATGATGAGCCGGTTTCTTTGTCTGTCTTGAAAGAGCTTAGTAGCCGTTTGGTGGACATTCACTCTCAGCACCAAACGCTGCTGCTTAATGACGAGAATTTTCAAATCAATATCATCGACCAGATAACAGGTTATTCAACAGATAATTATAAGATTTTATACAAGAAGTTAAAGGCAACAGGGAAGGAGTTGAAATTACTCAAAGAGCAGGCTACGGCGGGTGAGACGCGTGCCGAATTTCTGCGTTACCAGATTGAGCAAATTGAGGCTGGGGGGGTTAATCCGCTCAAAATAAGCGAACAAGAGGAGCGAATGAGGCTTTTGGAGAATGCGACAGAGATTGCGGCAGCATTGGGTTATACGGTTGGAGCGTTGGATGATGAGGAGCACGGAGTGATTATTGCCATCAAAAATTCACTGCAAGCACTTTCACGAATTCGGAAAAATTTTACCCGTGCCGACCAGTTTTACGAGCGGTTAAACTCGCTCTACTTAGAGGCAAAGGATCTGCTGAGCGAGATTGAGCAGGCGGCAGAGGGTATCGAAATAAACCCTGCGGAATTGGAAACCATACAGGGTCAGTTAGATAGCGTCTACAAACTTTTTCACAGGCACAATGTCGAGACTGCCGAGCAGCTTTTGGACTTTTCGCGAGCTATGCAGGCAGAGTTAGATGGTTTTGAGAATATTGATGAGCGAGTCGAAAAGTTAGAGAAAGAGTTTTTAATAGTTAATAATCAGGCGTTTGCAGAGGCAGAAAGGTTAAATAAAGTGCGGCGTGGCGCGTGCGAAAAAATCGAGAAAGAGGTTGTTGCCGTGCTCTGCGAATTGGGTATAAAGGATGCTCGCTTTGCCATTGAGATTTCCGACACCGAGGAGCTGACCTCCACGGGTAGAAACTCGGTGCGGATGTTGTTCTCAGCCAATGCGGGTAGGGCTTTGCAGGGGATTGAGAGTGTGGCTTCGGGCGGTGAAATGTCGCGCGTGATGTTGGCAATCAAGGGTTTGGTAAGCCGTTCGACGGAGCTTACCACAATAGTTTTCGACGAGATAGACACGGGCGTTTCCGGCGCGGTAGCCCATAAAATGGGCGAGATAATCGAGCGGATGAGTGCGCGGATGCAGGTTTTGAACATCACCCACCTGCCCCAAGTGGCAAGCAAGGGAGAGAATCACTACTTGGTCTACAAGGATGGCAGTGGGACGCACATTCGCAAACTCGGTGTGCAGGAGCGCATAGACCACATCGCAGCAATGCTTAGCGGCTCCACAGTAACGGAGGCGGCACGGGCACAGGCACGACAACTGTTGGGATGGGAGTAG